CTTCAGATTTCTCTTATAAAGATGCTGCGAAACCACACGGCATCGCCATGGTCCTGCAGCGCAATTTTACCTGATTTAAACGTGCCGAAGTCTGGCATGTCTTTAAACTTACTGTTCCGGATCAATTCCTGCCATGCCTCATTCCAAAGCTGCAGGGTTAAGGTTTCTTCGCCGTTCAGGTATACTTGCAACTTGCCTGCTTCGCACCGTATTTCCAGCTGGTTCCACTCTCCGGCTGGATTCACGGATTCTTTGCTGCTGGAGAGCAGGTCGTACAAATCGCCGGCGCGGCGTTTGGGGATCATGGCATCGGCATGCAAAGCGTTGTCCAGGAGCTGAATTCCGGGCCCCGATTGCCAGCTTTTCTCATACTTACCCGGCTCCTCCTGCACATAAAACAAGAGGCCGCTGTTGCCGCCTCTTGCTATTTTCCATTCCAGCTTCAGATGGAAATCACCGTACGATGCATCCGTCACCAAGTCGCCGCCAATAGCACCGTCGCGCGCTATTGCACCTGAATTCAAGTATAGCGCACCGTCCTGCACCTGCCAGGCATCGCCCGCCTCGCTTTGCCCGTAACTGTGCCAGCCATGTGTACTTTTGCCGTCAAACAGCGGTTTCCATTCAACCTGTTGCGTCACTACTTTTTCTTTACATTCAGCACATACTTCGCCATCTCGCGGGCATCTTCGCGGCTAAGGTCCGGGTGTGGCGTCATCGGCACCTGTCCCCATACACCGGCACCGCCTTCAATAATTTTGCCTGCCAGGTAGTCCACATTTTTGTCGTTGAACTCATACTTTTCAGCCACCTCCACATAGGACGGACCAACAATACGCTGCTCCTCGTTGTGGCAGGAGAGACAGTCAGACATGGCAATTAGCCTTTCGCCCTTCGCAAAGGATGCACCTTCTGCTTTTACCTGGTCCCCTGCCTGGGTGCTATCCGGCACATCGTTTACGGCTGCATCCGCGCCGATTTTAGTTTGATCTACCGGGCTTTCACCGCCTTCTGCCTGGCTCTGTTCCTGATTGTAATATTGCTCGCCCTCCGACTCATTGCTACCGCCACAGGAGGCAAGTATAACGCAGCTGCCAAGGACAGTCAATAATTGGTTAACTTTCATGGTGTGTGATGTTGTTTCTGCAAAGCTATACCATTCGCAGTCTTTTTTGTTGCAGCCCTTGGGCGGGAGCGTAATCTTGGGTCCAGATTTACCCACTGTGGCATTGCTACAGCCTGACCGAGCCCATAGAGTCGCTAGCGCATCCCCGAACGAAAAGAAGCAGCAAAGGGAGGAGTGACAAATCCAGCTAAAAATCCCTATCTTACTACATCAATCAAACGCTACACTCAAAAATGACCGCATCTTTTACCAAGCTTCTCTGGCTGCTTCTGCTGCCCCTATTCCTAAGCAACTTAGCCCAGGCCCAGAGCCTTCCAAGCATTGCCTCCAAAACAGAGGGCATGCAGCGCTTCCCCGGTTACTTCACTTATTATGATGATGATGCGACAGGTAAAATCTGGCTGGAGATAGACAAACTGGAGCAGGAGTTCCTGTACGTCAACTCGCTGCCGGCCGGGCTCGGCTCCAACGATATTGGCCTGGACCGCGGGCAATTGGGCGACACCAAAGTGGTTTACTTCAGCAAGCAAGGGCCGAAGGTGATGCTGGTGCAGCCCAACCTCTCCTACCGTGCCTTGTCCCAAAACCAGAATGAACGGCGGGCCGTGGAGGATTCCTTCGCCAAGTCCATCATCTGGGGATTTAAGGCAGAGGCTGCTGACGGTAACCGCATACTGGTAGATGCTACAGACTTCCTGCTCCGCGATGCGCACGATGTAATCGGTAGCCTGAAACGCTCGAAGCAAGGAAGCTACCGCCTCGATGCCAGTCGTTCTGCCCTATACTTGCCCCGCACCAAGAGCTTCCCAAAAAATACTGAATTTGAGGCCACGCTTACTTTTACCGGTGGCGAAGATGCCGGACGCTTCGTGCGCGAGGTGGCCCCGGACGTGCAGGCACTCACGCTGCGCCAGCACCACTCCTTCATCCAGTTGCCCGACAGCAAGTATAAACCGCGCCCTTCAGATCCGCGTGCGGGCTATTTTGGCATCTCCTACTTCGACTATGCCACACCGGTAGGCGAAGACATCGAGAAACGCTTTATCGCGCGCCACCGCCTGCAGAAGAAAGACCCAAGAGCAAAGGTGTCTGAAGCCGTGAAGCCCATCATTTACTACGTCGATAACGGCGCACCTGAGCCCATCCGCACTGCGTTGGTAGAGGGCGGACGCTGGTGGAACCAAGCTTTTGAAGCGGCTGGCTACAAGGATGCTTTCCGTGTGGAGGTGCTGCCTGATACGGCTGATCCGATGGACGTGCGCTACAACATTATCCAGTGGGTGCACCGCAGCACGCGCGGCTGGTCTTACGGCGCTTCGGTGGTTGATCCGCGCACAGGCGAGATTATCAAGGGGCACGTTTCGCTGGGTTCTTTGCGCGTGCGCCAGGATTACATGATCGCAGAAGGCTTGCTGGCTCCTTACGAGGATGAAAAATCAGAGAACAAGGCGATGATGGACATGGCGCTGGCGCGCATCCGGCAGTTATCGGCGCACGAACTGGGCCATACCCTGGGTATTATGCACAACTACGCCGCCAACAACAACGCCTCCGTAATGGATTACCCGCACCCGCAGGTAAAGTTAGACCGAACCGGGAAAATTGACCTGAGCAAGGCGTATGATACCGGCATCGGCGCCTGGGACAAAGCTACCGTTACCTACGGCTATCAGGACTTTCCGGAAGGCACAGACGAAAAGAAAGCTCTTAACGAGATTTTAGCTAAAGGCCGTTCCGAGGGACTGCTGTTTATCGCCGACCGCGACGCCCGCTCTCCCGGTGGCGTGCACCCGACCGCCCACCTGTGGGACAACGGCAAAAACGCGACGGAAGAACTGCGAAATGTGCTGCAGGTACGAGACGAGGCTTTAGAAAACTTCTCGGAGAAAAACATCAAACCCGGTGCCGCCATGAGCACGCTGGAGGATATGCTGGTGCCTATTTATAATTATCACCGCTACCAGACCGAGGCCGTGGCAAAGCTAATTGGGGGTGTGAACTACTCCTATGCCGTGCGTGGCGACAAGCAGGTGGTAACCGAGGTAGTGGACAAGCGAGAACAGCAGAAAGCACTCACCGCCCTGCTGGAAACAATATCCCCGGAAGTGCTGACAGTTCCCGAGCGCATTATTGCCCTGATTCCGCCGCGCGCACCGGGCCTGCGCAACAGCCGCGAGCTTTTCGAGAAGCGCACTGGCCTCACCTTCGATCCGTTGGCCGCCGCTGAAGCTTCTGCCGATTTCACGCTGTCGTTTCTGCTGCACCCGGAGCGCGCCTCGCATTTGGTGGAACTTGGAGCCCGCAGTAATAGCCTAAGCCTGCAGGATGTAACTCAGCAGCTCATCACCAACACCTGGAAGAGCAACCGCAAGAAGGGTCTGGAGGAAATTGTGCAGCTGCAAACAGAGCAGGTGGTATTAACGCACCTGCTGGCGCTGGCGCACAACGAAAACGCTTCGTACCAGGCACGCGCCGTCGCCACCGCTACCTTGAAAGACCTGAAAGGCTACATCGAAAGCAAGCTGCGCAGCAAAAGTCAGGATGGCTACCAAGCCCACCTGACGCTCGCTTTGGCCCGCCTGAACAACCCGGTAGCTGAAGAGGTAAGCCCTAGCCGCGCTTTGGATTTGCCACCGGGTTCTCCGATTGGCAGTGGGGCTGTAATCGGGTGTGACTAAGTAGCTTTACCAAGTATAAAAGTCTCGTTCCTGCCGGATATAACCTGGCGTGGGCGAGACTTTTTTATAGGCGGGAATAAGTACGCCCAATTCAGCATCTACTCGATCCGTTCTAATGATCACCTCAGAAAAGAAGCTTAAAACTATGGGAGCTTTGATAAAACAAAACATTGGCTTCTCTCCCAAACATTCACCTCATTTAAGCTTAACTTAACCGTGGACTAAACCTTCGCCCCTGTTTTGCTTCTAAGGTGCAGTACCAACAATCCATTTAATCATTCCTTATCTAACAGACATGAAAAGAAAATTACACGCCTTTGTTTTCCTGCTCCTCCTGACAGGCACACTGGCACAGGCGCAGGTGAAAGATCCTGTGGTGGAAGGCATTGTGAAGGAGGCAACCGAGAACTCTCATCTAGAGGGACTGGCGCATGAACTGCTCGACGGCATCGGTCCGCGCCTGGTGGGCACCCCCGAGATGCAGAAAGCACACGATTGGGCAGTAGCCAAGTATAAAGATTGGGGGATCGAAGCAAAAAACGAGCAGTGGGGTGAGTGGCGTGGCTGGCAGCGCGGCACCACGCACGTAGACATGGTGCACCCACGGGTACAGTCGTTAGAGGCAACGCAGTTGGCCTGGAGCCCCGCCACCAAAGGCAAGGGCGTAACAGCTGAATTGATAACCCTGCCGGATGTAAAGGATTCGGCAGCTTTCCAGAAATGGCTGCCAAACGTAAAGGGCAAACTGGTGATGATCTCGATGCAGCAGCCTACCGGAAGGCCTGATTATAACTGGGAGGAGTTCGCCACGAAAGAATCGCTGGCCAAAATGAAAGAAGATCGCGATGCTCAGGCTGAGGCGTGGAATGAGCTGATGAAGAACACCGGCTATAACTCCCGCACCTTGCCGGCAGCGCTGGAGAAAGCGGGTGCAGCGGGTGTGGTCACCTCTAACTGGTCGCGTGGTTTTGGCGTGAACAAGATATTCGGAGCCTACACCAAGAAGATCCCATCGATCGATGTGGCCCTGGAAGACTACGGCATGCTGTACAGGCTGGTAGAGTCCGGCAGCAAACCGCAGATTCGCATTCAGGCCGAGTCGAAAAACCTCAAAAACGCTCCTGCCTTTAACACCATTGCTACGATTAAGGGTACTGAGAAGCCAGAGGAATACGTAATCCTGTCGGCCCACTTCGACTCCTGGGACGGCGGTACCGGCGCCACCGATAACGGCACCGGCACGATTGTGATGATGGAAGCCATGCGCATCCTCAAAAAGATGTACCCTAACCCCAAGCGCACGATCATCGCCGGCCACTGGGGCAGCGAAGAGCAGGGCTTGAACGGCTCCCGCGCCTTTGTGGCAGACCACCCGGAGATTGTGAAGAACGTGCAGGCAGTTTTTAACCAGGACAACGGCACGGGCAGGGTTGTGAATATTTCCGGCCAGGGATTCCTGCACGCTTACGACTACCTGGGCCGCTGGCTAAGTGCCGCTCCAAGGGAAATCACCAGCGGCATTGAAACGAACTTTCCAGGTTTCCCGGGTGGTGGCGGATCAGACCACGCCTCTTTTGTGGCTGCCGGTGCTCCGGCCTTTATGCTAAGCTCGCTTAACTGGTCGTACGGTACCTACACCTGGCACACCAACCGCGACACTTATGATAAAATAGTGTTTGATGATGTGCGCAGCAACGCCATTCTGGTGGCCATACTTGCCTACAAAGCAAGTGAAGACCCTGAACTGTCGAACCGCGAGCGCATTGTACTGCCTGTCGATTCCAGAACGGGAGAGCAACGCACCTGGCCTGCGCTAAGAGAGCCAACCCGCAAAGGCGGCTTGGATTAAGCTTCTGCAACTATAAACATGAACACAGACGAGGCTGCCCCGCAAAGGCAGCCTCGTCTGCTGAAAAAGGTGCCGAAAATCATTCTTAATGCTGATTTTACTCCTGTCCGTTGCCCTTGCTGTCTGCTACCTTTACCCTATAGCTTGGCGATGAATAAAGTCCTGCTACTTGTAAAACATAAAATCCAGCAGCCATGAAAACCATTCTCGTACCCATTGATTTTTCTGATAATTCCGGAAACGTGCTGGCGCATGCACTCGGCTTAGCCAGCATTGCAAACGCCGAAGTGATCCTCTTTCATGCCTTCTTCCCCGTTATCGCTCCACCCGCCGCCTATGATGCCCAGAGCGTAATCACTGCGCTGGAGCAGGGAAAGCAACTGGAACTGGAAGAGTTTGTTGCTCGGGCAAAAAAGGAAATCAAGCAACAGTATGGGAAGGCACCGGATGATGTTAAAGTTACCTGTGTGGCCACTATGGGCGGACCGTTTGAGCAGGTGCTGGCAGCCATTCAAAAATACAAGGCAGGCTTGGTGGTAATGGGAATGCAGGAAGGCGAAGCGGTAAGCCAGGCAATCCTGGGCAGCACCACCATCTCCGTGATGCTGGAGAGCCCGGTTCCTGTGCTGGCGATTCCCAAGGGCGTTCCGTTCAGAAAACCAACCTCGGTGGTGTTTGCGGCGGCACTGCACAAACTGCCCGCTCACGCAAACCTTCAGCTGCTGCGGGATTTCATACAGCTTTTTCAGGCAAAGCTCCAGGTGCTGCACCTGTACCGCACCAACGCGCACTACGATAAATTTAACGCCGCCACTTCGCTGGAGGTGCTACAGCGGAATTTTGAAGGAATTGACTATGACTTCTCCTTTGACCTGCGCCACAACATAGCCGCCGGCATTCGGGATTACATTCAGGAGGTGCAGGCAGAGCTGCTGGTCCTGATTCCGCAGAAACACAGCTTTGTTGAGCG
Above is a window of Pontibacter akesuensis DNA encoding:
- a CDS encoding 3-keto-disaccharide hydrolase, with the protein product MTQQVEWKPLFDGKSTHGWHSYGQSEAGDAWQVQDGALYLNSGAIARDGAIGGDLVTDASYGDFHLKLEWKIARGGNSGLLFYVQEEPGKYEKSWQSGPGIQLLDNALHADAMIPKRRAGDLYDLLSSSKESVNPAGEWNQLEIRCEAGKLQVYLNGEETLTLQLWNEAWQELIRNSKFKDMPDFGTFKSGKIALQDHGDAVWFRSIFIREI
- a CDS encoding c-type cytochrome translates to MKVNQLLTVLGSCVILASCGGSNESEGEQYYNQEQSQAEGGESPVDQTKIGADAAVNDVPDSTQAGDQVKAEGASFAKGERLIAMSDCLSCHNEEQRIVGPSYVEVAEKYEFNDKNVDYLAGKIIEGGAGVWGQVPMTPHPDLSREDAREMAKYVLNVKKK
- a CDS encoding zinc-dependent metalloprotease, coding for MTASFTKLLWLLLLPLFLSNLAQAQSLPSIASKTEGMQRFPGYFTYYDDDATGKIWLEIDKLEQEFLYVNSLPAGLGSNDIGLDRGQLGDTKVVYFSKQGPKVMLVQPNLSYRALSQNQNERRAVEDSFAKSIIWGFKAEAADGNRILVDATDFLLRDAHDVIGSLKRSKQGSYRLDASRSALYLPRTKSFPKNTEFEATLTFTGGEDAGRFVREVAPDVQALTLRQHHSFIQLPDSKYKPRPSDPRAGYFGISYFDYATPVGEDIEKRFIARHRLQKKDPRAKVSEAVKPIIYYVDNGAPEPIRTALVEGGRWWNQAFEAAGYKDAFRVEVLPDTADPMDVRYNIIQWVHRSTRGWSYGASVVDPRTGEIIKGHVSLGSLRVRQDYMIAEGLLAPYEDEKSENKAMMDMALARIRQLSAHELGHTLGIMHNYAANNNASVMDYPHPQVKLDRTGKIDLSKAYDTGIGAWDKATVTYGYQDFPEGTDEKKALNEILAKGRSEGLLFIADRDARSPGGVHPTAHLWDNGKNATEELRNVLQVRDEALENFSEKNIKPGAAMSTLEDMLVPIYNYHRYQTEAVAKLIGGVNYSYAVRGDKQVVTEVVDKREQQKALTALLETISPEVLTVPERIIALIPPRAPGLRNSRELFEKRTGLTFDPLAAAEASADFTLSFLLHPERASHLVELGARSNSLSLQDVTQQLITNTWKSNRKKGLEEIVQLQTEQVVLTHLLALAHNENASYQARAVATATLKDLKGYIESKLRSKSQDGYQAHLTLALARLNNPVAEEVSPSRALDLPPGSPIGSGAVIGCD
- a CDS encoding M20/M25/M40 family metallo-hydrolase; this translates as MKRKLHAFVFLLLLTGTLAQAQVKDPVVEGIVKEATENSHLEGLAHELLDGIGPRLVGTPEMQKAHDWAVAKYKDWGIEAKNEQWGEWRGWQRGTTHVDMVHPRVQSLEATQLAWSPATKGKGVTAELITLPDVKDSAAFQKWLPNVKGKLVMISMQQPTGRPDYNWEEFATKESLAKMKEDRDAQAEAWNELMKNTGYNSRTLPAALEKAGAAGVVTSNWSRGFGVNKIFGAYTKKIPSIDVALEDYGMLYRLVESGSKPQIRIQAESKNLKNAPAFNTIATIKGTEKPEEYVILSAHFDSWDGGTGATDNGTGTIVMMEAMRILKKMYPNPKRTIIAGHWGSEEQGLNGSRAFVADHPEIVKNVQAVFNQDNGTGRVVNISGQGFLHAYDYLGRWLSAAPREITSGIETNFPGFPGGGGSDHASFVAAGAPAFMLSSLNWSYGTYTWHTNRDTYDKIVFDDVRSNAILVAILAYKASEDPELSNRERIVLPVDSRTGEQRTWPALREPTRKGGLD
- a CDS encoding universal stress protein, producing MKTILVPIDFSDNSGNVLAHALGLASIANAEVILFHAFFPVIAPPAAYDAQSVITALEQGKQLELEEFVARAKKEIKQQYGKAPDDVKVTCVATMGGPFEQVLAAIQKYKAGLVVMGMQEGEAVSQAILGSTTISVMLESPVPVLAIPKGVPFRKPTSVVFAAALHKLPAHANLQLLRDFIQLFQAKLQVLHLYRTNAHYDKFNAATSLEVLQRNFEGIDYDFSFDLRHNIAAGIRDYIQEVQAELLVLIPQKHSFVERLLDRSITGQLTAHPLVPLLTLPAASLHTAASVNSAAATV